GCTGATCGACAACGTCGTGCACGGCCAGATGTTCGTCAGCAACTTCCGGCTCAACGACTATCCGGTGCACGAAGAGGACATCCTGTGCACCGGGCCGGAGGCATTCTCGGCCGCGCTCAACACCGTCAACGTCGGCAAGTTCAACCTGTGCTCCGGCTCGATCGGCATGTGCGAGCACGCTTTCTACGAGGCGATCACCCACGCCAACAACCGCATCCTGTACGGCAACCCGGTCACCGACTTCAAGCACGTGCAGGCCAGCTTCGTCGAGGCCTACGCGCGGATCATCGCGATGAAGCTGTTCAGCGATCGCGCGATCGACTACTTCCGCAGCGCCAGCCTCGACGACCGGCGCTACCTGTTGTTCAACCCGGTGACCAAATCCAAGGTGACCTCCGAGGGCGAGGCCGTGGTCACGCTGCTGTGGGATGTGCTGGCCGCCAAGGGATTCGAGAAGAACACTTACTTCTGCGAGGTGGCCCGCCTGATCGGGGCGCTGCCCCGACTCGAGGGCACTGTGCACGTCAACGTCGCGCAGATCCTGAAGTTCATGCCGAACTTCATGCTCAACCCGGCGGAGTATCCCGAGATCGGCACCCGCAACGACCCGGCCGACGACACGTTCTTCTGGGCGCAGGGGCCGGCGCGCGGTGCGTCCAAGGTGCAATTCGCCGACTGGACAAAGGTTTACGACGAGCACGCTGCCATTCCGAACGTCGGGGTGTTCTACGAGCAGGCCCGCGCGCTCAAGGACCTACTGCTGACGGCGGCGCCCGATCCCGAGCAGATGAAGGATCTCGACTTCCTGCTCGTCGTCGGTCACCTGTTCACGTTGGTGGTCTACGGCCAGCTGATCCTCGAGCAGGCCGACTTGATCGGGCTCGACCACGACCTGGTGGACCAGATCTTCGAAGTCCAGATCCGCGACTTCTCCCAGTACGCCGTGGCGCTGCACGGGAAGTCGAGCGCGAAACCGGCGCAACAGGATTGGGCGCTGGCGGCCGTGCGCAGGCCCGCCACCGACTCCGACCGGTTCGACCGGG
The sequence above is a segment of the Candidatus Mycobacterium wuenschmannii genome. Coding sequences within it:
- a CDS encoding acyl-CoA dehydrogenase family protein, producing MGLLFDPNTYDPTHFDPETKRQLKAVIDWFEGRGKVRLLRDDLEATWVSDFLDFIKQEKVFATFLTPSEYGGGDPNKRWDTSRNAALSEIFGFYGLSYWYAEQVTILGLGPIWQSDNIKAKERAAAQLEAGGVMAFALSEREHGADIYNTDLLLTPAKDDDEGVVFRASGEKYYIGNGNVAGMVSVFSRRTDVDGADGYIWFVADSAHENYELIDNVVHGQMFVSNFRLNDYPVHEEDILCTGPEAFSAALNTVNVGKFNLCSGSIGMCEHAFYEAITHANNRILYGNPVTDFKHVQASFVEAYARIIAMKLFSDRAIDYFRSASLDDRRYLLFNPVTKSKVTSEGEAVVTLLWDVLAAKGFEKNTYFCEVARLIGALPRLEGTVHVNVAQILKFMPNFMLNPAEYPEIGTRNDPADDTFFWAQGPARGASKVQFADWTKVYDEHAAIPNVGVFYEQARALKDLLLTAAPDPEQMKDLDFLLVVGHLFTLVVYGQLILEQADLIGLDHDLVDQIFEVQIRDFSQYAVALHGKSSAKPAQQDWALAAVRRPATDSDRFDRVWEQVRAYDGAYEMRA